The Candidatus Tiamatella incendiivivens genome includes a region encoding these proteins:
- a CDS encoding CDP-2,3-bis-(O-geranylgeranyl)-sn-glycerol synthase yields the protein MDVSGLIREYIDLLVIFLPAMVANGAPVVFKGRTPLDMGREFIDGKRIFGDGKTIEGFLVGVLAGLVFGLLEALVAFNCKFLYVGFLGGLGAMLGDITGSFFKRRIGYERGEPLLFVDQLDFALCATIFYYLIRVEMNFYALLLIYLTIFILHVGTNRIAYDLKLKDVPY from the coding sequence ATGGACGTTTCTGGACTAATAAGAGAGTACATCGACTTGCTGGTAATTTTTTTACCAGCCATGGTTGCAAACGGGGCCCCTGTTGTATTTAAGGGTAGAACTCCTCTTGATATGGGTAGAGAATTCATTGATGGAAAGAGAATTTTTGGTGATGGTAAAACAATTGAAGGATTCCTTGTGGGAGTGCTGGCAGGATTGGTTTTCGGTTTATTAGAAGCATTAGTTGCATTTAATTGCAAATTTTTATACGTAGGATTCTTAGGCGGTTTAGGGGCAATGCTAGGTGACATCACAGGATCATTCTTTAAAAGAAGAATAGGCTATGAGAGAGGAGAGCCTCTGTTATTTGTTGATCAGTTAGATTTTGCTTTATGTGCCACGATATTTTACTATTTAATTAGGGTAGAAATGAATTTCTATGCTCTCTTACTAATTTACTTAACTATTTTCATCCTACATGTTGGAACAAATAGAATAGCATATGACCTCAAACTTAAAGACGTCCCCTACTGA
- a CDS encoding translation initiation factor IF-2 subunit alpha, translating into MPLKPRNPLPSVGELVIGTITNIKDYGAYLKLDEYDNLPAFLPWSEIGARLMRNFNNLYHVGDKIVVKVIRVNRKKMQVDVSLKKVMEGEKRRKMMQFKRRVKATTLVTMVAEKIGASINNAYQEVIWPLENHYGDLMTALEYTVIEGPEALKQAGIPEHWIKPLYETAVKHVEVKQVKISGMFEIRSLAPEGVERIKKLLTNIIRYVSRKDESVNVKVFTIGAPKYRIDLIGYDYKILEVALSKALKKAEKEAKKLEFEFSFTRIKEK; encoded by the coding sequence ATGCCGTTAAAACCAAGGAATCCATTACCTTCAGTAGGAGAATTAGTCATAGGTACAATAACGAATATCAAAGATTATGGAGCATACCTAAAGCTCGATGAATATGATAATTTACCCGCATTTCTGCCTTGGAGCGAGATTGGAGCTAGACTGATGAGAAACTTCAACAATCTATACCATGTAGGAGACAAGATTGTTGTGAAGGTTATCCGTGTTAATAGAAAGAAAATGCAGGTTGATGTTAGTTTAAAGAAAGTTATGGAAGGTGAGAAAAGAAGAAAAATGATGCAATTCAAGAGAAGGGTAAAAGCTACCACCTTAGTAACTATGGTAGCCGAAAAAATAGGGGCCAGTATCAATAATGCTTACCAAGAAGTTATCTGGCCACTAGAAAACCATTACGGTGATCTCATGACCGCTCTAGAATATACTGTCATTGAAGGCCCTGAAGCACTCAAACAGGCAGGCATCCCTGAACACTGGATCAAACCCTTATACGAAACAGCTGTGAAGCATGTGGAAGTAAAGCAAGTGAAGATTTCGGGCATGTTTGAGATTAGATCATTAGCACCAGAAGGAGTAGAGAGAATAAAGAAATTACTCACTAATATAATTAGGTATGTTTCAAGAAAAGATGAATCAGTCAACGTCAAAGTTTTCACTATAGGAGCACCTAAATATAGAATAGATTTAATAGGATACGATTACAAGATCCTTGAAGTTGCATTATCTAAAGCTTTAAAGAAAGCAGAGAAGGAGGCAAAGAAACTAGAGTTTGAGTTCAGTTTCACCAGAATAAAAGAAAAATAA
- a CDS encoding RNA-protein complex protein Nop10: MKWLLRRCRKCGRYTLRRDMCPVCGGELYVPHPPRFSPEDRYVSYRYNAKKQAGTVKQSSCISGRC, translated from the coding sequence TTGAAATGGCTTCTCAGACGATGTAGAAAATGTGGCAGATACACACTTAGAAGAGATATGTGCCCAGTATGTGGAGGAGAACTCTACGTACCGCATCCTCCAAGGTTTTCGCCTGAGGATAGGTATGTTTCTTACAGGTATAACGCGAAAAAACAAGCTGGTACAGTAAAGCAGTCTAGTTGCATTAGTGGGAGGTGCTAA
- a CDS encoding exosome complex RNA-binding protein Csl4, producing the protein MKSIVTPGDELGVVEEYLEGEGIYENGNGYLRSMYTGKAFYDMVKRTANVIPARKAKFPRPGDTVIGVVTTIKPDMVILDVYGKVILSGRTIIVEEFSGTLTGLIPINLVAHEYVKDVHDYFYIGDIIIAQVTGSRNPFQLSTKKLMHGVVHSLCPECNTPLDIVNERTMKCPNCGRTVKKKVALIKNRDKIYHKMKRILSFYIY; encoded by the coding sequence TTGAAAAGCATTGTAACACCAGGGGATGAACTCGGAGTAGTTGAAGAATATCTAGAGGGAGAAGGTATCTATGAGAATGGAAACGGATATCTGAGGAGTATGTATACTGGAAAAGCTTTTTACGATATGGTTAAGAGGACAGCCAATGTTATACCTGCTAGGAAAGCTAAGTTTCCAAGACCAGGAGATACGGTTATTGGTGTTGTGACCACAATAAAGCCTGATATGGTTATACTAGATGTTTATGGTAAAGTAATTCTGTCTGGGAGAACAATTATTGTCGAAGAATTCTCAGGTACACTTACAGGATTAATTCCTATCAATTTAGTAGCACATGAGTATGTAAAGGATGTACATGATTACTTCTATATTGGAGATATCATTATTGCTCAAGTGACTGGCTCGCGAAACCCCTTCCAGCTATCAACAAAAAAACTGATGCATGGAGTTGTTCATTCATTATGCCCAGAATGCAATACTCCTCTAGACATCGTTAATGAAAGAACAATGAAATGTCCGAATTGTGGAAGAACAGTTAAGAAAAAGGTTGCACTAATTAAGAATAGAGATAAAATTTACCATAAAATGAAGCGAATACTCAGCTTCTACATATACTAG
- a CDS encoding DUF2067 domain-containing protein → MPQDKMKKTVLYVKIPKGIGLSESELIDKILSSSKTKFTSIKYDKSLLRIEFHTNDYLRKEVIHSIRNILFQYTKKIDENLKQYSTTEISRLAGSALPIDPLVELLKIEGFQAYKSKNGVETNTPLEILNKILINIAEKYREIIKLKSLTKPARSLLTVLIYIFPEKGINDILCELHVNGYLIEKENKISVSQDWRKILCKLYLMPQTSSKSPRVCD, encoded by the coding sequence TTGCCTCAAGATAAAATGAAGAAAACAGTTCTATACGTCAAGATTCCAAAAGGAATAGGACTTAGTGAGTCAGAACTCATAGATAAAATACTGAGTAGTTCAAAGACAAAGTTTACTTCGATTAAGTACGATAAAAGTCTTCTACGAATAGAATTCCATACCAATGACTACCTGAGAAAGGAAGTGATTCATTCTATTAGAAACATTTTATTTCAATATACTAAAAAGATAGATGAAAACTTAAAACAATATTCAACCACCGAAATAAGTCGTCTTGCCGGATCAGCTTTACCTATAGATCCTTTAGTAGAACTATTAAAAATCGAGGGTTTTCAGGCATATAAATCTAAGAACGGGGTTGAGACGAATACGCCTTTGGAGATATTAAATAAAATTCTAATCAATATAGCAGAAAAGTATAGGGAAATAATCAAACTGAAAAGCCTAACTAAACCTGCTAGATCTCTTTTGACAGTTCTAATATATATCTTCCCGGAAAAAGGTATTAACGATATTTTATGTGAACTACATGTTAATGGGTATCTGATAGAAAAGGAGAATAAGATTTCCGTATCTCAAGATTGGAGGAAGATATTATGCAAACTATATTTAATGCCTCAAACAAGCAGTAAATCTCCGAGGGTGTGTGATTAA
- a CDS encoding DNA-directed RNA polymerase subunit L, with the protein MEIEVVEKDNNKLIFRLKGEDHTIANLLVGYLKRVKAVERAYYNVPHPLTGVPEITVLTDGSNSSPQVIETAVKSILNDLRLFKEKYSKALEG; encoded by the coding sequence ATGGAAATCGAAGTGGTAGAGAAAGATAATAATAAACTTATATTCAGGCTTAAAGGAGAAGATCACACTATTGCTAACTTACTAGTAGGCTACTTGAAAAGGGTAAAGGCTGTTGAAAGAGCATATTATAATGTACCCCACCCACTAACTGGTGTTCCCGAAATTACTGTTCTAACAGACGGTTCTAACAGCTCTCCCCAAGTAATCGAAACGGCGGTGAAATCTATATTAAATGATCTTCGATTGTTTAAAGAAAAATATAGTAAAGCCCTTGAGGGATAG
- a CDS encoding transcription factor S, with product MVKFCPKCGSIMIPRKEGGKTVWICPKCGYKVEATNKDRVVIKSKTKHSPRDKLIVIEDDMPPTASLLKGVIRCPKCGSDEVYYWMVQTRSADEPMTRFYRCKKCGYTWREYE from the coding sequence ATGGTGAAGTTTTGCCCTAAATGCGGATCTATAATGATTCCTAGAAAGGAGGGTGGCAAAACTGTATGGATATGCCCAAAATGCGGCTACAAAGTAGAAGCTACAAATAAAGACAGAGTAGTCATTAAAAGCAAGACTAAACACAGTCCGAGAGATAAGCTTATTGTCATCGAGGACGATATGCCTCCTACTGCATCTCTCTTAAAGGGAGTTATTAGATGCCCAAAATGCGGATCAGATGAGGTTTATTACTGGATGGTTCAAACAAGATCTGCTGATGAACCAATGACTAGGTTTTACAGGTGCAAGAAATGTGGATATACCTGGCGTGAATATGAATGA
- the pcn gene encoding proliferating cell nuclear antigen (pcna), whose translation MAKLQFMNARLWRFMIESIEKVIAEGVFVLDGEGLKLRAIDPSKIMMVDLFYPKEAFSFYNIENETALAVNFEDVIKMFRRALKNDVLELDFDESHIYITLQGKGIRSFKLPQIQLPYEKLPEPKVGFTVHAKMMGSIFSDIIKDIELAGSSVTFTAKQNKLYLSSLGDIEEAEVELSIEKQNLIELEIESEDTTSYSVVYLSNMVKATKVAESVTIHYSEDAPLKADLEYIGGGRLTFYVSPLIT comes from the coding sequence TTGGCGAAACTACAGTTTATGAACGCAAGGCTATGGAGATTTATGATAGAGTCTATAGAAAAAGTTATAGCCGAAGGTGTATTTGTACTCGATGGAGAAGGCTTGAAATTGAGGGCAATTGATCCCTCAAAGATTATGATGGTAGACTTGTTTTATCCTAAAGAGGCTTTTAGTTTTTATAATATAGAGAATGAAACTGCTCTAGCTGTAAACTTTGAAGATGTAATAAAAATGTTTAGGAGAGCATTAAAAAATGATGTTCTAGAACTGGACTTCGATGAATCTCATATCTATATAACACTGCAGGGAAAAGGTATTAGAAGCTTTAAACTGCCTCAAATTCAACTACCCTATGAGAAACTCCCTGAACCGAAAGTAGGATTTACTGTTCATGCGAAAATGATGGGCAGTATTTTCAGCGATATAATCAAGGACATAGAACTCGCGGGAAGCTCTGTTACATTTACTGCCAAACAAAACAAACTATACTTATCCTCACTAGGTGATATAGAGGAGGCAGAGGTTGAGCTTTCTATAGAGAAACAGAACCTGATAGAACTGGAGATAGAGTCAGAGGACACTACTTCCTATTCGGTAGTATATTTATCTAACATGGTTAAGGCCACGAAAGTTGCAGAGTCTGTTACCATACATTATAGTGAAGATGCGCCGTTAAAAGCAGACCTAGAATATATTGGCGGTGGAAGGCTGACATTCTATGTCTCGCCACTTATCACGTGA
- a CDS encoding 50S ribosomal protein L44e, with protein MKFPKKIRTYCPKCGTHTVHTVSIYKHGKRRKLSEGERRYKRKKEGYGSQRKPEQKRFAKVTKKVLLKVRCTKCGYTTYRLGIRLKKIELIDVMR; from the coding sequence ATGAAGTTTCCAAAGAAAATAAGAACGTATTGCCCAAAATGCGGCACGCATACTGTTCATACTGTTAGTATTTACAAGCATGGTAAGAGACGTAAGTTGTCTGAGGGAGAAAGAAGATACAAGAGGAAGAAAGAAGGTTATGGAAGCCAAAGGAAGCCGGAACAGAAACGGTTCGCCAAGGTAACTAAGAAAGTTCTACTCAAGGTAAGATGCACGAAATGTGGGTATACAACATACCGGCTAGGTATTAGACTTAAGAAAATAGAGCTAATAGATGTGATGAGGTGA
- a CDS encoding 30S ribosomal protein S27e, which translates to MPFVPKRRVLIPKPKSRFIQVVCPNCGYKQIIFDHATFPVRCLSCGEQLVVPTGGKAKILGIVERVLE; encoded by the coding sequence ATGCCCTTCGTTCCTAAAAGAAGGGTTTTAATACCAAAACCCAAAAGCAGGTTCATACAAGTAGTATGCCCTAACTGTGGTTACAAGCAAATAATATTCGATCACGCCACATTCCCTGTGAGATGCTTGTCATGCGGCGAACAATTAGTCGTTCCTACGGGAGGCAAAGCAAAAATACTTGGAATAGTAGAACGCGTTCTCGAGTGA
- the dph2 gene encoding diphthamide biosynthesis enzyme Dph2, which yields MKSITCLKDPYVIELRDEHVRLIRASDILLIQLSDGLKPFAYKVMDCLRKINSDVRIVVEISSIYGACDLHLETISALNPSLIIHIGHNKYPSNLGSVLGLEKVLSKTIFIPAYSTRRIPNYTIENLAGILRDIGAKKVSIVGTIQHVKELPRTASQLVKKGIDAVIPEPRFNEMEKGQILGCDYSAISRIENLVDAHVLMSGGDFHYIGALLSSSKPVIKIDPYTGEVLYDRWARDKILRRRYYRILQAMNADSFGLIIGSKTGQYRPWLINALKNILEDRGKSYREFIIADLSKNALLNIDSTYIDAYIVTSCPRLPIDDLNDFHKPVLTPGEATMAIKQCSNEYKFPWL from the coding sequence ATGAAATCAATTACATGCTTGAAGGATCCCTATGTTATAGAGTTACGGGATGAGCATGTTAGGCTGATTAGGGCTTCAGATATCCTTCTTATTCAGTTATCAGACGGTTTGAAGCCTTTCGCGTATAAGGTGATGGATTGTCTAAGGAAAATTAACTCGGATGTAAGGATAGTAGTTGAAATATCATCTATATATGGTGCATGTGATCTCCATCTAGAAACAATATCCGCACTAAACCCTAGCTTAATCATACATATAGGTCATAATAAGTATCCAAGCAATTTAGGCTCAGTTCTAGGTTTAGAGAAAGTACTAAGTAAAACAATTTTCATACCGGCGTATAGTACTCGCAGAATACCAAACTACACTATAGAAAACCTTGCTGGGATCCTCAGAGATATAGGTGCCAAAAAGGTATCCATAGTTGGGACCATACAACACGTCAAGGAGCTTCCAAGAACTGCTAGCCAACTTGTGAAAAAGGGGATAGACGCTGTAATTCCTGAACCTAGATTTAATGAAATGGAAAAAGGACAAATATTAGGTTGTGATTATTCTGCCATTAGTAGAATAGAAAACCTAGTTGATGCCCACGTTCTCATGTCGGGAGGTGATTTCCACTATATAGGTGCACTGCTTTCATCTTCTAAGCCTGTGATAAAGATTGACCCATATACTGGAGAAGTACTTTATGACAGATGGGCAAGGGATAAGATACTAAGGAGACGGTACTATAGAATCCTTCAGGCAATGAATGCTGATAGTTTTGGACTAATAATAGGATCAAAAACAGGGCAGTATAGACCATGGCTAATAAATGCTTTAAAGAATATCTTGGAGGATCGTGGGAAATCGTACAGGGAATTCATAATTGCAGATCTATCTAAAAATGCGCTATTGAACATAGATTCCACCTATATTGATGCATATATAGTTACATCTTGTCCTAGATTGCCCATAGACGACTTAAACGATTTTCATAAACCAGTTCTAACTCCTGGCGAGGCCACTATGGCTATAAAACAATGTTCTAACGAGTATAAATTCCCCTGGTTATAA
- a CDS encoding VTT domain-containing protein gives MDIGTISSIFHNMENLGILGIFIVAFLSNILPYLTVPYLVIISLYAASTGNAIDKIAIGLAGGIGAGLGKTILFFFIRTGRKLISTEKREQLTKFADMFQRGIFLALLLFAATPLPDDVFYIPLSVTGYSILRFFIAVTLGKTVITGMSVAFGSSLSILTGETSIMSPEIILATIIVTLIITYVVVKMDWDRVIVVYKKKGFIWAIIEVLFQSIVIIFFFLKPLYNKYTGYLNKSQ, from the coding sequence TTGGATATAGGTACAATTTCAAGTATCTTCCATAACATGGAAAACCTAGGTATCTTAGGGATATTCATAGTAGCCTTCCTCAGTAACATTCTTCCTTATCTTACGGTACCATATCTTGTAATAATATCATTATATGCAGCCTCCACTGGCAATGCTATTGACAAGATAGCTATAGGATTAGCAGGAGGAATAGGCGCTGGCTTAGGAAAAACGATTCTTTTCTTCTTCATTAGAACTGGTAGAAAACTCATATCAACAGAGAAGAGGGAGCAGTTAACAAAATTTGCCGACATGTTCCAAAGGGGAATTTTTCTAGCCTTACTGCTATTTGCAGCTACCCCACTACCGGATGATGTATTCTACATTCCACTAAGCGTTACTGGATACAGCATACTGCGATTCTTCATAGCTGTCACTTTAGGCAAAACAGTAATCACTGGTATGTCAGTAGCTTTTGGCTCGTCACTTTCAATCCTCACAGGCGAAACAAGTATAATGTCCCCTGAAATTATACTAGCAACAATAATTGTAACACTTATTATAACATACGTTGTTGTTAAAATGGACTGGGATAGAGTGATCGTTGTTTATAAGAAAAAAGGGTTTATATGGGCTATAATCGAAGTATTATTCCAGTCTATAGTGATAATTTTCTTCTTCCTAAAGCCGCTTTACAATAAATACACTGGATATTTAAACAAATCACAGTAA
- a CDS encoding phosphopantothenate/pantothenate synthetase, producing the protein MTEIPRSHPRYESLLIREKIIEGYKRGMVALAGLIAHGRGEAFDYIIGEKTREFAIRAIEAGAALMLLGRRTVISVNGNTAVLVPESLVEYSRLTGIPLEVNLFYRTREREEAIYDWLKDHGAPEVLGVYDTKTKLEGLESWRRVVSVKGIYSADVVLVPLEDGDRTEALKKLGKKVVTIDLNPFSRTSQFADITIVDNICRAFPLLINYTKKLMNEPKQYLEEIVSKYNNRKILSEAVAFIRNRLSTLSDSLHPLE; encoded by the coding sequence TTGACAGAAATCCCTCGATCTCACCCGAGATACGAGTCGTTATTGATAAGGGAGAAAATAATAGAAGGATATAAGAGAGGCATGGTTGCTCTTGCAGGATTAATAGCGCACGGTAGAGGAGAAGCTTTTGATTATATAATTGGTGAGAAAACCAGAGAGTTTGCTATAAGAGCCATAGAAGCAGGAGCTGCATTAATGCTTCTAGGACGAAGGACTGTTATTAGCGTTAACGGCAATACTGCAGTTCTCGTCCCCGAGTCACTAGTCGAATACTCGAGGCTAACAGGTATTCCGTTGGAAGTAAACTTGTTTTATCGGACAAGGGAAAGAGAAGAAGCCATCTACGATTGGCTAAAGGATCATGGAGCTCCAGAAGTGCTAGGGGTATATGATACAAAAACGAAGCTAGAAGGACTGGAAAGTTGGAGAAGAGTTGTAAGTGTTAAAGGAATATACTCAGCAGATGTAGTATTGGTTCCACTAGAAGATGGTGATAGAACTGAAGCGCTTAAGAAACTTGGTAAAAAAGTAGTTACCATAGATTTGAACCCGTTCTCTCGCACATCTCAATTTGCTGATATAACTATAGTCGACAATATATGTAGAGCGTTTCCTCTACTTATCAATTATACCAAGAAGCTAATGAATGAACCCAAACAGTATTTGGAGGAGATAGTTAGCAAGTATAATAATAGGAAAATACTATCAGAAGCGGTAGCGTTCATCAGGAATAGGCTCTCCACCCTTTCCGATTCCTTGCATCCCCTTGAATAG
- a CDS encoding NAD+ synthase, whose protein sequence is MEKFSSVEEIVEFLVDRDWNKIIDNVIGFVRSRISESKANGVVVGLSGGVDSAASFALAIKALGTGRVRTLVMPDQRVTPKEDISDAIELSKKFGVSPHLIEISPIVDVYTSTVPVYEESDVMSVGNLRARIRMSLLYYYANKYNLMVLGTGDRSEILIGYFTKYGDGGVDILPIGCFYKSQVRKIAEVLSVPKRIAYKPSSPRLVPGHLAERELGITYDIVDAILHLYFDRHLSKEETCSIEGIECSHFDKVLERYEATRHKRSMPPSPGIDIWF, encoded by the coding sequence ATGGAGAAATTCAGCAGTGTGGAAGAAATCGTAGAATTTCTTGTAGATAGGGATTGGAATAAAATAATAGATAATGTAATTGGGTTTGTTCGTTCAAGAATCTCTGAGTCAAAGGCTAATGGCGTAGTGGTTGGCTTAAGCGGAGGAGTAGATTCAGCGGCTTCATTTGCATTAGCAATAAAAGCCTTGGGAACCGGGCGGGTTAGAACACTCGTAATGCCTGATCAAAGGGTTACACCTAAGGAGGATATCAGTGATGCAATAGAACTCTCTAAAAAGTTTGGTGTTTCACCACATTTAATAGAAATATCTCCTATAGTTGATGTTTATACTTCAACTGTACCTGTCTATGAAGAGAGCGATGTTATGTCTGTTGGCAATCTAAGAGCACGCATCAGAATGAGCCTACTCTACTATTATGCTAATAAATATAATCTAATGGTACTTGGGACAGGTGATAGGAGCGAGATACTAATAGGCTATTTTACAAAATACGGTGACGGTGGAGTTGACATATTACCAATAGGATGCTTCTATAAATCACAGGTAAGAAAAATTGCTGAAGTACTCAGTGTGCCTAAGAGAATAGCTTATAAACCTAGTTCTCCAAGACTAGTTCCCGGCCATCTAGCAGAAAGAGAGTTGGGGATAACTTATGACATTGTTGACGCTATTTTACATCTATACTTTGATAGACACTTGAGTAAAGAAGAAACATGCTCAATAGAAGGCATTGAATGTAGTCATTTTGACAAGGTGCTTGAGCGATATGAAGCAACTCGCCATAAGCGTTCAATGCCACCTTCCCCAGGTATTGACATATGGTTCTAA
- the coaBC gene encoding bifunctional phosphopantothenoylcysteine decarboxylase/phosphopantothenate--cysteine ligase CoaBC: MDYHPVRDIRSIVSSELKGKCILLGVTGSIALYKSVDYARNLIKRGADIHIMMTPEALKMISPSLFEWATGNPVITGLTGKTEHIYMARRCDAMVIVPATLNTISKMAQGITDENVSLTAVSFIGYKKNVLLVPAMHLNMYKTSYLSGSLTKLQDLGYVYSLSPRIVEGSLKIHEVDDIVRWSIPLILRGRDLKGVKMLVTAGSTREYLDKVRFITNPGTGRMGVEIASEAYARGADVVLLTGHLEVRVPKFLDKVVRVETTEEMAYKMEELTSLTRFDVIISAASPVDFKPSEFHDRKLRSGQEITVNLVPTPKVISGIQKRPKVMVAFVADLAGSIDELKEMAFNKLKKHDAELTIANNVGRKDIGFASEYNEILMAYKNGNYEISPKMRKEEVSRFILDRIRKKLFMGE; encoded by the coding sequence GTGGATTACCATCCAGTAAGAGACATCAGGTCTATAGTTTCAAGCGAATTAAAGGGCAAATGTATCTTACTAGGTGTGACTGGCAGCATCGCGCTTTATAAGTCAGTAGATTATGCAAGAAACCTCATTAAAAGAGGGGCAGACATTCACATCATGATGACTCCGGAAGCATTGAAAATGATATCACCAAGCCTCTTTGAATGGGCTACAGGAAACCCCGTTATAACTGGACTAACTGGTAAAACAGAACATATATATATGGCAAGAAGATGCGATGCCATGGTCATAGTCCCTGCTACTCTTAACACTATATCCAAGATGGCACAAGGGATAACTGATGAAAATGTATCACTTACAGCAGTATCGTTTATAGGTTACAAGAAGAATGTACTTTTAGTGCCAGCTATGCATTTAAACATGTATAAAACCAGCTATCTTTCCGGGTCACTTACTAAGCTTCAGGATCTAGGCTATGTGTATTCATTATCTCCCCGCATTGTGGAAGGATCACTGAAAATTCACGAGGTAGATGACATCGTAAGATGGAGCATTCCACTGATTCTACGTGGACGAGACTTAAAGGGAGTTAAAATGCTAGTTACTGCTGGATCTACACGCGAATACTTGGATAAGGTGCGTTTCATAACAAATCCAGGAACCGGTAGAATGGGTGTTGAAATAGCTTCAGAAGCTTATGCGAGGGGAGCTGATGTCGTTCTTTTGACTGGGCACTTAGAAGTTAGAGTTCCCAAATTCCTCGATAAAGTTGTGAGGGTCGAGACGACGGAGGAGATGGCTTATAAAATGGAGGAGTTAACTTCATTAACTCGATTCGACGTTATAATATCTGCTGCTTCTCCAGTGGACTTTAAACCTTCAGAGTTTCACGATAGAAAACTAAGAAGTGGACAAGAAATAACGGTAAATCTTGTTCCGACACCGAAAGTTATATCTGGTATTCAAAAAAGGCCTAAGGTTATGGTTGCATTTGTTGCCGATCTCGCTGGAAGCATTGACGAGCTTAAAGAGATGGCTTTCAATAAACTGAAAAAACATGATGCTGAGCTAACTATAGCAAATAACGTTGGAAGAAAGGACATAGGATTTGCCTCGGAGTACAATGAAATTCTTATGGCATATAAAAATGGGAATTATGAGATTTCACCTAAAATGAGGAAAGAAGAGGTATCAAGGTTTATACTAGATAGAATTAGAAAGAAACTGTTCATGGGTGAATAA
- the rimI gene encoding ribosomal protein S18-alanine N-acetyltransferase codes for MANALKTNCLVRPVMPSELIVVKGVNEAVLPENYPTFFYYDVYRNWGDIFLVAVCNGQITGYIMNRIETKIDRNGLFLWKTYKVGHIISIAVLPECRNRGIGSALLTKAIELMEKNYGTKKVYLEVRVSNEGAIRLYNKFDFKIKNVIPHYYRDGEDAYLMEKELENSND; via the coding sequence TTGGCAAATGCTTTAAAGACGAATTGTTTAGTGAGGCCTGTAATGCCTTCGGAGCTCATTGTCGTAAAGGGAGTAAATGAGGCTGTTTTACCCGAAAATTATCCTACATTCTTCTATTATGATGTTTACAGGAATTGGGGGGATATATTTCTCGTTGCAGTATGTAACGGACAAATAACCGGTTACATTATGAATAGAATAGAAACTAAAATAGATAGAAATGGTCTTTTCCTCTGGAAAACGTATAAGGTAGGACACATTATTTCCATAGCGGTTCTACCAGAATGTAGAAACCGGGGAATTGGTTCTGCACTGCTTACCAAAGCTATTGAGCTAATGGAAAAGAATTATGGAACCAAGAAAGTATACTTGGAAGTTAGAGTTAGTAATGAGGGTGCTATAAGACTTTATAATAAGTTTGACTTCAAGATCAAGAATGTAATCCCACACTATTACAGAGATGGTGAAGATGCTTACCTTATGGAAAAGGAATTAGAAAATAGTAATGATTAA